The Thunnus thynnus chromosome 24, fThuThy2.1, whole genome shotgun sequence genome window below encodes:
- the LOC137177153 gene encoding carboxy-terminal domain RNA polymerase II polypeptide A small phosphatase 1-like — MDNPSSIITQVSRDEEGNKAAGERGSSPSLSSKKPRSGGLFSSLFCCLCRDQPEPPPVNNNAPLLVEENGTVSKIQVKPLLPPVKSKDSGKICVVIDLDETLVHSSFKPVNNADFIIPVEIDGTVHQVYVLKRPHVDEFLKRMGELFECVLFTASLAKYADPVSDLLDKWGAFRCRLFRESCVFHRGNYVKDLSRLGRDLNKVIIVDNSPASYIFHPDNAVPVASWFDDMSDTELLDLIPFFERLSKVDNVYTVLKHQGTAS, encoded by the exons GTTCTTCgccctctctgtcctccaagAAGCCCAGGAGCGGAGGTCTCTTCTCCAGCCTTTTCTGCTGCCTGTGTAGGGACCAGCCTGAGCCACCACCAGTCAACAACAACGCCCCACTGCTGGTCGAAGAGAACGGAACAGTCTCCAAG ATCCAGGTGAAACCACTGCTGCCTCCAGTGAAGTCAAAAGACTCTGGAAAGATCTGTGTGGTTATAGATCTGGATGAGACGTTAGTTCACAGCTCTTTTAAG CCTGTGAACAATGCAGATTTCATCATTCCTGTGGAAATAGATGGAACAGTACACCAG GTGTATGTCCTGAAGCGGCCTCACGTCGACGAGTTCCTGAAGAGGATGGGAGAACTGTTTGAGTGTGTTCTGTTCACTGCCAGTTTAGCCAAG TACGCAGACCCCGTCTCTGATCTCCTTGACAAGTGGGGTGCTTTCCGCTGTCGCCTGTTCCGGGAGTCCTGCGTCTTCCACCGAGGAAATTACGTCAAGGACCTGAGCCGCCTGGGTCGCGACCTCAACAAGGTCATCATCGTGGACAACTCCCCTGCCTCCTACATTTTCCATCCTGACAACGCG gtgCCTGTAGCCTCGTGGTTCGACGACATGTCCGATACCGAGCTGCTGGATCTCATCCCGTTCTTCGAGAGGCTGAGCAAAGTGGATAACGTCTACACAGTCCTCAAGCACCAAGGGACCGCAAGCTAA